In Thunnus maccoyii chromosome 11, fThuMac1.1, whole genome shotgun sequence, one genomic interval encodes:
- the LOC121907096 gene encoding NAD(P)H dehydrogenase [quinone] 1-like, with product MAKKVLIVYAHQSAGSFSAAAKDAALEVLTAQGCMVEVSDLYAMKFKATATAEDITGEIKNAEHFRYAEETKSAWEAGKLSADITEEQCKLMAADLIIFQFPMYWFTVPAIMKGWIDRVLTLGFAYSQEKRYTQGIFKDKRAMLSFTTGSHESMFSANGINGDMNVTLWPLQNGILHYCGFQVLAPQIFWAPSHVPSEARSTMLEVWRTRLQGLLGEEPLSFTPMDCFDGEKGFQLKPEVHEKHANKEFGLTVGIHLGKRLPPNNQMKAGV from the exons ATGG CAAAGAAAGTGTTGATTGTGTATGCACACCAGAGTGCTGGTTCATTCAGTGCAGCAGCCAAAGATGCTGCCTTAGAGGTCTTAACTGCTCAGGGCTGCATGGTGGAAGTTTCTGACCTTTACGCCATGAAGTTTAAAGCTACTGCTACTGCAGAGGACATCACCG GAGAAATTAAGAATGCTGAACACTTCCGTTATGCAGAGGAGACAAAATCAGCATGGGAAGCAGGAAAACTATCTGCTGACATCACTGAAGAACAATGTAAACTCATGGCGGCAGACTTGATCATCTTTCAG TTCCCCATGTACTGGTTCACTGTTCCTGCAATCATGAAGGGCTGGATTGACCGAGTGCTCACACTGGGCTTTGCCTACTCTCAAGAGAAGCGATACACCCAAGGCATCTTCAAG GACAAGAGAGCCATGCTGTCCTTCACCACTGGGTCTCATGAGTCCATGTTCAGTGCAAATGGCATTAATGGAGACATGAATGTGACACTATGGCCACTTCAG AATGGCATCCTGCACTACTGCGGCTTCCAGGTTCTGGCCCCTCAGATCTTCTGGGCTCCGTCTCATGTTCCTTCTGAGGCCCGCAGCACCATGCTGGAGGTCTGGCGTACACGACTGCAAGGTCTCCTAGGAGAGGAACCACTTTCCTTTACTCCCATGGACTGCTTTGATGGGGAGAAGGGTTTCCAGCTGAAGCCTGAGGTCCATGAGAAACATGCCAACAAAGAGTTTGGACTGACAGTGGGGATCCACCTGGGCAAACGGCTGCCACCCAACAACCAGATGAAGGCTGGAGTCTGA
- the LOC121907414 gene encoding helix-loop-helix protein 2-like: MLSPDQPEPDLPWGQLHTETLLDTFNVEGEPMPFEPMDGDGKARSVHAPGLSREEKRRRRRATAKYRSAHATRERIRVVAFNVAFAELRKLLPTLPPDKRLSKIEILRLAICYISYLNHVLDV, translated from the coding sequence ATGCTCAGTCCTGACCAGCCCGAGCCCGATCTACCTTGGGGACAACTGCACACAGAGACCCTGTTGGACACTTTCAATGTGGAGGGTGAGCCCATGCCGTTCGAGCCCATGGATGGAGATGGTAAGGCGCGCTCTGTGCACGCGCCCGGTctcagcagagaggagaagagacgGAGGAGGCGCGCGACAGCTAAATACCGATCTGCGCACGCCACCAGGGAGCGGATCCGTGTAGTGGCCTTCAACGTGGCCTTTGCAGAGCTTAGGAAACTGCTCCCGACGCTCCCGCCAGACAAGAGGCTGTCCAAAATAGAGATCCTGAGACTCGCGATTTGTTACATCTCCTACCTCAACCATGTGCTGGATGTTTAG